The genomic stretch ATGACTCCATCTTTGCCAACGGCTACGCATGGAATACTCTGACCCCGGAAGGAGAGTTGCATGCGGACCTTGCTTTAGTGTCCACATCTGTGGTTTTTGGCATGTGGGCCTTATGGGATACGCCCTATACTGACGGACTGATGCAGCTTGTTAGTACCTTGTATGACCCGGAGAGAGGTTGGTTTGAAGGCCGGAGAGAGAAAGATGGAGGGTATGAGCGTACAATAACCTGCACAACTAATGCGATGATTCTTGAAGCCTTGTATTACAAGGTATATGGGAAGCTTTACCGCATCCTCAAGCCAAAAAGCTACGCGGATATTATGATGCAAGATGAATTCCGACGACCGGATTGCTCCCCGCCGGAATTTGATGACTGCGCTTCGGAGGGGAGGAAATAACAATAATTTTGGCCTTCTCTTTTAAGAGTTGGAAAGAGAAGGCGAGAGGAGAAGGAGGCACTATACTGCATTATGCATAACCGCAGAGGGGGCATCCTGATACAGCTTGAAAATGCTGTCAAGGCGGGTCACTTTCATGAGTTGTGTGCATTGCTCATTGAGTCCGCAAAGCAGCAGTTTTGTTCCTGACCCCAGTTTCTTGAAAATATAGACAATTGCTCCCAGTCCGCTGCTGTCCATGAATCCCACATTACTTAAATCAAGAATAATAGCATTCCCCAGATCCAACGTATTTTCTATTTTTTCAAGAAGAAAATTTCGGAATTCGGGTGCGTATGAGGCGTCTAGCCGGGTGGCTTCGCATCTGATCACTGTGCAACTGTTGATTTGATTTATAGTCATGACAGGTTTCCCTCTATTGTGGTCTGATTATCAGATCTAATTAGTATAAATTATTATTCCCTCTACCTTGGAAGTTACCAAAAAATTATACTTATGGTCAAGGATTTAATATATATATTTTTACACAGGAGGGCTTGTCTTTTAAGGTGTTGATTTGGCTACAGTAATAAAGGGGAGGGTAGTGTAGGATTTCGTACTGTTTCTTCTGCGAGAATACAATGGTGGAAGAATGGGGAGGTAATGGGGGGAGAATGGTTTTCTCTGCTATTTATCCCGCACCTCATAGTCCTTCATAGAAGTATTTGCTTACCACACCTTGTGGTGCTTCTGTTTTTTTAAGGCGAAGAATCACTGATGATTTTCAGACAGAAAAACGATTAAAAAGAAGCAAGCAGGGCCTCCTTTTTCGCAACTAAGACAAAAACTCGCCCATGCTCTTTCATGTGCCCGGCGACAAGCTCAGCTTCCTCCCCACTTCCCCAGAAGATATCAGCTCTCCCGTGCCCGCGAATTGCTCCCCCGGTATCCTGGACAACCGCAAAACGCCTTAACGGACGTGGTTTCAGGCGCTCATCCTCGTTCATCGGCGGATACACCGTTGCAATAAAAGCCAGACTGCCTTTCGGAATTAATGTACGATCCATTGCGATAGACCGCCCCGGCGTGAGCGGCACTTCGATATTCCCCAGCGGCCCTTCTTTCACCTCACGAAAAAAAGTATAGCTTGGATTATACGTCAAGATTTCTCGCACTCTTTCAGGATGCGCATACAGATATTTCTTCAAGGCCTGTAACGACATATCTTCTATGGGTATTTCTGTTTTCAACAAGGCTCCGATCGCACGATAGGTATGACCGTTTTGTGCTCCGTAATTGACTCGTTTGAAGGTCTTGTTTCGTAGCTGTATGATCCCGGAGCCTTGAATTTGGAGAAAAAACAGTTCAATATCGTTTTTTACATAGACAAGAGGAGTAGCTCTATCCTGCAATGAGGAGCGATAAACAATATCCTCCCTGGAGTCATAAGGAACGAGTGTGTTCCTTTCAAGGCGTCCGATAATTTTTTCCCCCTTGAGTTCCTCGGAAAACAGCCCCAGGTTTACGTCAATCAAATCATCAGGAATCCCATAGAGAGGGGTGGGGAATTCTTGGGTCGGATCAAGGCTTCCTTGCAGCAGCGGTTCATAATAGCCGGTAAAGAAAGCAGCCCCGTCCGAATTCCTGCTCTCAATAAATAGAAAACTCTCCTGGATTTTTGAGAGCCGCTGATCCCCGTCATAGTTATCAATGATTCTGAGAAACAGCTGCGTAGACGCTTCCATTTCTTGTGCAGTATACGTGATTCCCCCATAGTTGAAGGTATGTTGCGCTGGCAAGCCTTGATAATAGCGCAGGGATTGCTTCACAGCATGCTTCAAACTCCTGAAGTCCTGATCATCCTGCCAGAGATACTCGTGAATTTGTTCCTGATCTAATGGAACTAAAGTGGATTTCTGTGAAAACAGGGTGCATCCCTGTAAGAGCGCGAGGAGGATATACAGCAAAGGAGTACAGCTTGTTTTCATGATTTTTTTATTGGGTTTGTCGTTAAAAGGATTCCGGGATGCTCATGCAGGAGGGAAGAGTGTTTGTAATTAAAAACGATTTGACAGGAGGTTATCAGTGTCCTAAAGTCTAAATATAGGAATTATTACTATTTTAGTCTGGAATGACATCTGAACGTGTCAAACGATAATTAATTATTTACTTATTGATATAAGGAGGATGATCCGATGCGTCAATCAATTTCCTTCAGTTGCACAAGCAACCTTACAAGAAGAAAAATGTATATTTTCATATCTTTGCTCGCCTTTTTCTTCTTTTACACGTTTTTTTTGGTAAAAGAAGCGGCTTCCGGTTCAGAATATATCTTCGGTGTCACCATTGATGACCCATGGTACAGCAACGAGTCGGAGAAGAATGCAATAAAGGATGCTCTGGCCGGTCATGCTGTAAAGCCCACCGTGCGTTTTGTTTTTGATGAGTGTATGAATCCCGTGGATAAATGCGTTGCTGCCTGCGACGAGTGCTGGGATCCTTCCGATTACCAGGAACCACTTTTGAACATCAAGTCCGCTTCTTTTGTCATGGGCGAGATCCTGGACAGTTCCTTTGTCAAGGATTACACCGTGGCCCAGTATATTGAACGAACCAACGAATACTTGGACAGGTTTGAGGATGTTGTAGACATCTGGGAGATCGGGAATGAGGTGAACGGGGACTGGCTTGGGATAACTGCCGATGTTGTTGCCAAGATAGAGGGTGCTTACAAGGCGGTCAAGGATCGCGGACGCACTGCGGCCTTGAACCTCTACTACAACAAGTCCTGTCTTTATAATAAGCCGGAACACGAAATGTTCACCTGGGTTCAGGCAAATATCTCGGAGGAGATGAAGAACGGCCTTGATTATGTCTTTTTCAGCTATTACGAGGACGATTGCGAAAACGTGATCCATACTCAGGAAGAATGGCAGGAGGTTTTTGATACCCTGCATACCATCTTCCCAAAGGCCAAGCTTGGTTTTGGCGAGGTCGGTACCGTGCATGCGGACAAAAAGGCCGAATATATGCAGCGCTATTATTCTCTGGATATCAAGGGTGATTATTATGTGGGCGGCTATTTCTGGTGGTATTATAAGCAGGATTGCGTACCCAAAACGACTGAGCTTTGGAGCGTCTTGAATACCATCCTTCTGGAGCGGGAAAGCAGGAGTCGCGGATGGCTGGTGCCGGTGTTTTTTTTGTTATTATGAGTGTTTTATGAACATAATCGACATCTTCTTCTGGGATTTTTAAAAAGTCTGAAAGTTGAGGGTAAGCAATGTCCTCAGTTCTTCCCCGTACCTCGTATGTGTCTGGTTCAGGCAACCGCTTATCGCCATTTCAAACTCTTCGAACTCGCCATAATACTTGGATCGCAGACATTTCTTTTACAAAAACTTTCATAACTTCTCAATAAGGTTCAGGTTCGGAGGATACTGCTGTATGTACAGCAGCTCCAAATCAAGGGTCGCGGCGAGTTCGAAGACAGTCCGGCATTTTCAGTCTCATTCTTTTTTCAGATAAATATGATCGATGTAAATAGTATGCTCCCTCTTCTGCCTGGAAGAAAAAAACATTATTCGTTTAATTTTAGCCATATTCATCAAGCGACCCACCGGTGCTTTTTCGATATCATCCAGAGAAATCATCAAATCATTCCATCCTTTTTTTAATATAAATCGTTTGTTAAATCGATCTGAATATTTATGATTATGCTTTGCATCATGGATGCGACATGTCAATTTGAGATTGTCATCACAGGAATAAATACTAAAAAATAAAGAATCAAATCCTTGCCAATTTCCAGGAAATGAAGCAAGAGATGCCCCGGAATAGGTATCAGTCAGCAATCGTACCTGGAGCGAGTGCTGTCCGTGCCTGAAAACACCTTTATGAATACTTAACAACGCATTTCCTTCCCAGCGGTCAACCTCAAAAGGTGTTTCAAAATCAGAAAGTAGAGGGAACTGGTTTAACGCTGTCAGCTCGTCAATGGCGGCTTTGCTTAAAGGATACAAAGCGACACTGGTAAGCAGAACGGCAAAGAGTTGATATAAACAAACTGTTGATTTCTTCCGTTGTCCCATTCTGGAAGAAACAAGTGCAAGCATAATCAAACAGCCAAGCTGGTTGCGAAAAATGTCTCCAATATCAAGTGCGTGTCGTCCGACAATATTCTTCTGTAATCCTTCAATACCGGTTCCCAGGATGAGAACTGATAAAAATATATAAATACGGGAGGTTAATATGGGGCTTTCAGGGCGGTAATATTGAAATACAAGGCACCCCAGCCAAGTTGCCAAAGAAAAAAACAGTACATGCCCCAGATTCCAAAGTGCTTCAAGTGACCGCAGCTCAAGGTTTTGTCCCCCGATAAAAAAAAACGGTGCGCCTATAAGCAAAAGAAAAAAAACTGAGATTGAAGTTTTGTTCAGCATAAAGGTAACCCATTTTTAATGGCTGTCGTACCTGAAGGAAATCCTGTCAAGGTATATAGATAATATCCCTATTTTGTAGTTGAAAGTCCACGTCAGGTTTTTTCCCTTTCAGTGCTTTGTCATAGTCGTAGGGTAAATTTTTCTGTTCACCGTTCACCCTGCGCATAATAATAATATCGTCAGTGTCGGCGAATTCATTCATTCCACCAGCTTGGGCAATGGCCTGTATAGGACTCATTGGCGGAACGAAAGGTTGTGTTCCTTGCCCCTGGCTGCCTAATCCGATTATTGTAACAAATGGGTTGTCGGGATCCAACTCACCGGCAGGAACTACAAGCCGCCGCCCGACATGGACAATGTCTCCGCCATATATTTTCGGTAAAGCCGCACTCTGTTTATCAGTGTCAAGTAAGGCGTTCATGTCGAAGGTCTCTTTTTTACCGTCCGCATGCATGATTGATATTTTTTCAAGGTCAGCATCTGCGGACTCTCCACCGGCGGCAATTAAAATATCCAGTAAATCCAGTCCGTTTTGGGGGGCGGGGTAACTCACTGGACTGTTAACAGCACCGTAAATTCGTATCATCTCTGACGGGGCGGGAGGCTGTGTTGCTGTCCCCCCTTGCATTGGCACAAAAACAATGTCATTTCCATGGAGGACGGGAAGAGTTGAAGCCAGCGAAGACGTACTGCTGTCAAGCATGCCTTGTAAATCGAACAATTCTTTCTTTTTATTCGGTCGCATAATTTGTATCTTGCTCAGACCAGCCTCCGGCACCCCGCCCCCGGCAGTGAGTAGAAGATCCAAGAGATTCATTCCCGTTGGAGCGGGATACATTCCGGGGGTATTAACGGCACCGAGAATTCGTATCATCTCTGATGGGGAAAGAGACTGTGCAGCCGCCCCCTCTTGCATCGGCACAAAAACGATGTCGTCACCATGGAGTACGGGCGGAGCTGAAGCCTGCGAAGACGTATCGTTGTTAAGCATGCTCTGCAGGTTGAAAATTTCTTTCTTTTTATTCGGTCGCATAATTTGTATTCTGCTCAGATCAGCCTCCGGCATTCCCCCGCCCGCAGTGAGTAGAAGGTCCAGGAGATTCATCCCCATGGGAGCGGGATACATTCCGGGGCTATTGACCGCGCCAAGGACGCGGATTGATGCAATTTCAACTGGCGCAACTTCCTCCGGCATATCAACAACCGGAGCAAGAGGAATAAAAATCGTGTCATTTTCTTGAAGCACAGGCAGCATCCTGTCATCACCCATTAAGAAATAATAATGAACATCCGCTGTCAATCTCTCGGTATGACCATCTTTTTTTCGGGAGATGATCACGTTGCCAAGATCCCCGCCTGGAAGGATACCACCGGCTTGGTGGATAACAGCCTGAATGTTTGCTGACTCATGGACATTGTACCAACCTGGTTGAGCAATTTGACCGAGAACTTGCGTGTAATGTTTTTTGGCTATGAGGTTGACTTCCGCCTTGTCATTTGTCTTGAGATATACGGGTAAATTGTCTGTAAGTATTTTGCTGATTTGTTTGGTAGTATGACCAGCCACCTTGATACTGCCCTGGCTGGATAGAAATATATAACCGTATCTGTCAACCTGTACTTCATCCATAAAAAAAATCATTTCTCTCGGTGCATTTTCTGCCGGTGTAGTTTCTCTGGGAACAACTACATACAACAGGTCACCATTATCGACAATCTCACTGCTCAAGTTAATATCAAGCGTAAGATGATCAAATGATTGGAGCGGTAAGGCTTCTTCAAAAGGAATATCCTGAGTTTCACCGGAAATCACCCTAGATATTTTTGCTGTAGATAAAGCCGCTCCAGGAATGGCACCTGAAGCGACATCTGTTAAATCTTCAATTGACTGATTTAAAGGAACTTTGTACCAGCCGGGGTAGCGAACCCCATGAGCCATGAGGACGAATCGATTCTGCTTAATGAGAGAGAGCTTCGCTTTCGGTTCAATAGAAATGATTTCCTGGAGAGCTATCCGTATCTCTTCTTTTCGAGTAGAGACGGTTCCGCCTGCCATCTGAACGGATCCAATTCCCTTAATACTGATACTGCCCTCCGGATTGACGGTATAATTGCCAGCAAGACTGTTTAAAAACGAATGCTCTTTGAGCGTTAGTCGCACGGTGTCGCCGGGTGCAAGAACAGTACTGTCCGGAAAAGTGTCTTGCGCCAAGGCAACAGATTGAAAATGGATTGAACAGTAGAGCGAAAGGAGGAAAACGGGTAATGCAATATAATATTGACGAAAACCTGCAAAAAGACTAGTTTTCAAAATGATGCTCCATTGAAAGAGGTAAAGAGAATTGGGCATAGTTTATGAGTGACACACAAACTCAATATTTTAAAAAAAGTATTTTATACGACTGGTTACTAAGTGTCAAATCATCTGTGTTTACGGCGTAATTTTCTGGAAGAAAATTTATCCATTTAACGGCTACCAACTTAAGCCGAGAAGGCATGTCAAGAGTGATGGATTCGCAAAAAGTCCCAAACACCCTTTTTTTGTGCTGCAACTCTTTGAGTTGTCGTTGCCAAAAGCGCAAATTTTTACTTTTTATCAGGCCATCAATATTAACCATCAAGGATATTGCATGTG from Candidatus Electrothrix communis encodes the following:
- a CDS encoding STAS domain-containing protein, whose translation is MTINQINSCTVIRCEATRLDASYAPEFRNFLLEKIENTLDLGNAIILDLSNVGFMDSSGLGAIVYIFKKLGSGTKLLLCGLNEQCTQLMKVTRLDSIFKLYQDAPSAVMHNAV
- a CDS encoding MltA domain-containing protein, whose amino-acid sequence is MKTSCTPLLYILLALLQGCTLFSQKSTLVPLDQEQIHEYLWQDDQDFRSLKHAVKQSLRYYQGLPAQHTFNYGGITYTAQEMEASTQLFLRIIDNYDGDQRLSKIQESFLFIESRNSDGAAFFTGYYEPLLQGSLDPTQEFPTPLYGIPDDLIDVNLGLFSEELKGEKIIGRLERNTLVPYDSREDIVYRSSLQDRATPLVYVKNDIELFFLQIQGSGIIQLRNKTFKRVNYGAQNGHTYRAIGALLKTEIPIEDMSLQALKKYLYAHPERVREILTYNPSYTFFREVKEGPLGNIEVPLTPGRSIAMDRTLIPKGSLAFIATVYPPMNEDERLKPRPLRRFAVVQDTGGAIRGHGRADIFWGSGEEAELVAGHMKEHGRVFVLVAKKEALLASF
- a CDS encoding carbohydrate binding domain-containing protein, giving the protein MLNKTSISVFFLLLIGAPFFFIGGQNLELRSLEALWNLGHVLFFSLATWLGCLVFQYYRPESPILTSRIYIFLSVLILGTGIEGLQKNIVGRHALDIGDIFRNQLGCLIMLALVSSRMGQRKKSTVCLYQLFAVLLTSVALYPLSKAAIDELTALNQFPLLSDFETPFEVDRWEGNALLSIHKGVFRHGQHSLQVRLLTDTYSGASLASFPGNWQGFDSLFFSIYSCDDNLKLTCRIHDAKHNHKYSDRFNKRFILKKGWNDLMISLDDIEKAPVGRLMNMAKIKRIMFFSSRQKREHTIYIDHIYLKKE
- a CDS encoding SLBB domain-containing protein; translation: MPNSLYLFQWSIILKTSLFAGFRQYYIALPVFLLSLYCSIHFQSVALAQDTFPDSTVLAPGDTVRLTLKEHSFLNSLAGNYTVNPEGSISIKGIGSVQMAGGTVSTRKEEIRIALQEIISIEPKAKLSLIKQNRFVLMAHGVRYPGWYKVPLNQSIEDLTDVASGAIPGAALSTAKISRVISGETQDIPFEEALPLQSFDHLTLDINLSSEIVDNGDLLYVVVPRETTPAENAPREMIFFMDEVQVDRYGYIFLSSQGSIKVAGHTTKQISKILTDNLPVYLKTNDKAEVNLIAKKHYTQVLGQIAQPGWYNVHESANIQAVIHQAGGILPGGDLGNVIISRKKDGHTERLTADVHYYFLMGDDRMLPVLQENDTIFIPLAPVVDMPEEVAPVEIASIRVLGAVNSPGMYPAPMGMNLLDLLLTAGGGMPEADLSRIQIMRPNKKKEIFNLQSMLNNDTSSQASAPPVLHGDDIVFVPMQEGAAAQSLSPSEMIRILGAVNTPGMYPAPTGMNLLDLLLTAGGGVPEAGLSKIQIMRPNKKKELFDLQGMLDSSTSSLASTLPVLHGNDIVFVPMQGGTATQPPAPSEMIRIYGAVNSPVSYPAPQNGLDLLDILIAAGGESADADLEKISIMHADGKKETFDMNALLDTDKQSAALPKIYGGDIVHVGRRLVVPAGELDPDNPFVTIIGLGSQGQGTQPFVPPMSPIQAIAQAGGMNEFADTDDIIIMRRVNGEQKNLPYDYDKALKGKKPDVDFQLQNRDIIYIP